One region of Eubalaena glacialis isolate mEubGla1 chromosome 6, mEubGla1.1.hap2.+ XY, whole genome shotgun sequence genomic DNA includes:
- the LOC133093493 gene encoding adropin-like yields MGAAISQGALTAIICNGLLGFLLLLLWVILCWACHSRSANIDSLSKSSPNSSPGPCPEKAPPAQKLSHEGSYLLQP; encoded by the coding sequence ATGGGGGCAGCCATCTCCCAGGGGGCCCTCACTGCCATCATCTGCAACGGCCTCCTAGGCttcttgctgctgctgctctGGGTCATTCTCTGCTGGGCCTGCCACTCCCGCTCTGCCAACATCGACTCCCTCTCCAAATCTAGTCCCAACTCCAGCCCTGGCCCCTGTCCCGAGAAGGCGCCCCCGGCCCAGAAGCTCAGCCATGAAGGCAGCTACCTGCTGCAGCCCTGA